In Argopecten irradians isolate NY chromosome 11, Ai_NY, whole genome shotgun sequence, one DNA window encodes the following:
- the LOC138334779 gene encoding uncharacterized protein isoform X1, with protein sequence MAGRSVHLLVVSIFFIHIIHIYSVLSAGVTDQPRPTGDVYCWHSSDNSPGMNQSCLTGQSHPPNMVSSTSTNNTEDLANNTTGDSTTPANETTAAPNTTPSVTTPAPVMRCLTFTNDTTLRFRPHFIETSVDTWRSCDFDGVCNGKPLNEVIKAQMNGSQVSIYCCEGNNCNKPVAAPVTNNRSHCYQLTSEGNNMKLQGCKRECSAEGVACMKSTVYLKSGNISQMYNCDIDNRCVNVTGSEPQCKNFTTGANNTQEVCCCKGDYCVKPEQPYDEPNTHDPNSACSVVPINSTNHYPPGVPDQKKKVDWLFVGGLIASGVVAILLALLLVIVIMKVKRRNRQNNRLTLSYTRLAADRVPDDDEDVQMLLS encoded by the exons ATGGCAGGACGATCCGTGCACCTTTTAGTGGTTTCGATATTTTTCATCCATATTATACACATTTATAGTGTACTAAG TGCTGGAGTCACAGATCAGCCGCGACCTACTGGGGATGTCTACTGTTGGCATAGCTCTGATAACTCTCCAGGCATGAACCAGTCCTGCTTAACTGGTCAGTCACACCCTCCAAACATGGTGTCCAGTACATCGACAAACAACACCGAGGACCTGGCAAACAACACAACTGGGGACTCAACAACACCTGCAAATGAAACAACAGCTGCTCCTAATACAACACCCTCTGTGACAACGCCTGCCCCAGTGATGCGATGCTTGACATTCACCAATGACACCACACTTCGTTTTCGTCCACACTTTATTGAAACCTCCGTGGATACCTGGAGATCATGTGATTTTGATGGAGTCTGCAATGGAAAACCCCTGAATGAAGTTATTAAG GCCCAGATGAATGGGAGTCAGGTGTCCATATATTGTTGTGAGGGAAACAACTGTAACAAACCAGTGGCTGCCCCAGTCACAAACAACAGAAGTCACTGCTACCAACTAACCTCAGAGGGCAACAACATGAAGCTGCAAG GCTGCAAGAGGGAATGTTCAGCTGAAGGTGTGGCATGTATGAAGAGCACTGTCTACCTAAAGAGTGGTAACATCTCTCAGATGTATAACTGTGATATTGACAACAGGTGTGTCAATGTCACAGGGTCAGAGCCGCAGTGTAAAAAC TTCACAACTGGTGCAAACAACACACAGGAAGTATGTTGTTGTAAGGGAGACTACTGTGTGAAGCCAGAGCAGCCATACGATGAACCGAACACACACGACCCCAATAGTGCCTGTTCTGTCGTCCCTATCAACAGCACAAACCATTATCCACCCGGTGTTCCGGACCAGAAGAAGAAGGTCGACTGGCTGTTTGTTGGAGGTCTGATCGCGAGTGGAGTTGTTGCGATACTTCTCGCACTTCTCCTCGTCATCGTGATCATGAAGGTGAAGAGGCGGAACAGACAGAACAACAGGCTGACACTGTCGTACACCAGACTGGCCGCTGATCGTGTACCTGATGATGACGAGGACGTCCAGATGTTACTCTCCTAG
- the LOC138334780 gene encoding large ribosomal subunit protein uL24-like, whose translation MKFNKMVTSSRRKNRKRHFNAPSHVRRKIMSTPLSKELRQKYNVRSMPIRKDDEVQVVRGNHKSQQIGKIVQVYRKKFVVHIERIQREKANGASVHVGIHPSKILIVKLKIDKDRKRILERKARSRQVADKGKHTEESIMETS comes from the exons ATGAAGTTTAACAAGATGGTCACCTCCTCCAGGAGGAAGAACAGGAAGCGCCATTTCAATGCTCCCTCTCATGTCAGGAGGAAGATCATGAGCACTCCACTATCTAAGGAACTTCGACAAAAGTACAATGTCAGAAGTATGCCTATCAGAAAGGATGATGAAGTACAG GTTGTCCGTGGTAATCATAAAAGCCAGCAGATAGGCAAAATTGTCCAGGTGTACAGGAAGAAGTTTGTTGTACACATTGAAAGAATCCAGCGTGAGAAGGCCAACGGTGCCTCTGTCCATGTCGGAATCCACCCTTCAAAG ATCCTTATTGTAAAGCTGAAAATTGACAAAGATAGAAAGAGAATCCTTGAGCGCAAGGCCCGCTCCAGACAGGTGGCAGACAAGGGCAAACACACAGAAGAATCTATCATGGAAACTTCATAA
- the LOC138334779 gene encoding uncharacterized protein isoform X2: MNQSCLTGQSHPPNMVSSTSTNNTEDLANNTTGDSTTPANETTAAPNTTPSVTTPAPVMRCLTFTNDTTLRFRPHFIETSVDTWRSCDFDGVCNGKPLNEVIKAQMNGSQVSIYCCEGNNCNKPVAAPVTNNRSHCYQLTSEGNNMKLQGCKRECSAEGVACMKSTVYLKSGNISQMYNCDIDNRCVNVTGSEPQCKNFTTGANNTQEVCCCKGDYCVKPEQPYDEPNTHDPNSACSVVPINSTNHYPPGVPDQKKKVDWLFVGGLIASGVVAILLALLLVIVIMKVKRRNRQNNRLTLSYTRLAADRVPDDDEDVQMLLS; this comes from the exons ATGAACCAGTCCTGCTTAACTGGTCAGTCACACCCTCCAAACATGGTGTCCAGTACATCGACAAACAACACCGAGGACCTGGCAAACAACACAACTGGGGACTCAACAACACCTGCAAATGAAACAACAGCTGCTCCTAATACAACACCCTCTGTGACAACGCCTGCCCCAGTGATGCGATGCTTGACATTCACCAATGACACCACACTTCGTTTTCGTCCACACTTTATTGAAACCTCCGTGGATACCTGGAGATCATGTGATTTTGATGGAGTCTGCAATGGAAAACCCCTGAATGAAGTTATTAAG GCCCAGATGAATGGGAGTCAGGTGTCCATATATTGTTGTGAGGGAAACAACTGTAACAAACCAGTGGCTGCCCCAGTCACAAACAACAGAAGTCACTGCTACCAACTAACCTCAGAGGGCAACAACATGAAGCTGCAAG GCTGCAAGAGGGAATGTTCAGCTGAAGGTGTGGCATGTATGAAGAGCACTGTCTACCTAAAGAGTGGTAACATCTCTCAGATGTATAACTGTGATATTGACAACAGGTGTGTCAATGTCACAGGGTCAGAGCCGCAGTGTAAAAAC TTCACAACTGGTGCAAACAACACACAGGAAGTATGTTGTTGTAAGGGAGACTACTGTGTGAAGCCAGAGCAGCCATACGATGAACCGAACACACACGACCCCAATAGTGCCTGTTCTGTCGTCCCTATCAACAGCACAAACCATTATCCACCCGGTGTTCCGGACCAGAAGAAGAAGGTCGACTGGCTGTTTGTTGGAGGTCTGATCGCGAGTGGAGTTGTTGCGATACTTCTCGCACTTCTCCTCGTCATCGTGATCATGAAGGTGAAGAGGCGGAACAGACAGAACAACAGGCTGACACTGTCGTACACCAGACTGGCCGCTGATCGTGTACCTGATGATGACGAGGACGTCCAGATGTTACTCTCCTAG